A DNA window from Onthophagus taurus isolate NC chromosome 1, IU_Otau_3.0, whole genome shotgun sequence contains the following coding sequences:
- the LOC111420493 gene encoding glucose dehydrogenase [FAD, quinone]-like codes for MNNYLSFLVLGLIVLSSAIDTPELLTKKIQGLIDSGQIQRDFPNYTEPKLQDEEEYDFIIVGAGSAGSALVNRLSEIKKWKILLLEAGGEPGLTTDVPLLAALALFSDQNWGYNTEKGENFALGLRNQQVHWPRGKGLGGSSLLNYMCFSRGAPQDYDNWASLGNPGWSYEDVLPHLKNLENCKIKHQDYDYRGHNGELHVEDSYGRSKAADIFIEAAKSLGYKYLDFNGKEHVGVSYMQSTTINGLRCSGERCFLRKCKERNNLTIRINSHVTKVLIGKAGRAEGVEFVKNDKKYKAYARKEIILSSGSINSAQTLMLSGIGPKKQLENLNIKVIHDLPVGQKIYDHQSFFGLGFYSESPLNLDAKVMFDDKNYVNLYKNGESPLHNLGGIEAVVFANTELAESKNLSDIEIIYWSTHVGSYEDFGLGRSLGLSEKIYDKIFRPYRDQHIFSTLILLLHPESYGRMELKSSNPFEHPKLYAGYFSDPNNKDIKVLTAGIRETLKIFSAEPFQKHGVKPIEIPIPGCEQFKFGSDEYWECAIRHLSTTTYHQTTTCKMGPKNDPEAVVDHRLRVYGVDGLRVADASVIPVQITGHTNVPAYLVGEKAASILIEEYSLRNNQKQEL; via the exons atgaataactACTTGAGTTTTCTCGTACTTGGACTAATTGTTTTATCAAGCGCAATAGATACACCagaattattaactaaaaaaattcaagGTTTAATTGATAGTGGACAAATTCAACGAGATTTTCCAAATTATACTGAACCAAAATTACAAGATgaag aggaatatgattttataattgttGGCGCTGGGTCCGCTGGGTCAGCATTAGTAAATCGACtttcagaaataaaaaaatggaaaattttacttttagaaGCTGGTGGTGAACCAGGTTTAACCACCGATGTACCATTATTAGCGGCCCTTGCCCTTTTTAGCGATCAAAATTGGGGTTATAACACCGAAAAAGGAGAAAATTTTGCTTTAG gtcTTCGAAATCAGCAAGTACACTGGCCTAGGGGCAAAGGTCTGGGTGGGTCATCTCTTTTAAATTATATGTGTTTTTCAAGAGGTGCTCCTCAAGATTACGATAATTGGGCATCTTTAGGAAATCCTGGTTGGTCATACGAAGACGTTCTTcctcatttaaaaaatctcgaaaattgtaaaataaaacatcaagATTACGATTATAGAGGACACAACGGAGAACTTCACGTTGAAGATTCTTACGGACGAAGCAAAGCTGCCGATATATTTATAGAAGCCGCAAAATCACTGGGTTATAAATACTTagattttaatggaaaagaaCATGTTGGGGTTTCTTACATGCAATCAACCACAATTAATGGTTTAAGATGTTCTGGAGAACgttgttttttaagaaaatgtaaagaaagaaataatttaacaattagAATAAACAGTCATGTTACTAAAGTTTTAATTGGTAAAGCTGGACGTGCTGAGGGAGTTGAATTCgttaaaaacgataaaaaatataaagctTATGctagaaaagaaattattttaagcaGCGGCTCTATTAACTCAGCTCAAACTTTAATGTTATCAGGAATAGGGCCAAAAAAACAATTAGAAAACCTTAACATCAAAGTTATTCATGATCTTCCCGTTGGGCAAAAAATTTATGACCATCAATCATTTTTTGGTTTAGGGTTCTACAGTGAAAGCCCTTTAAATTTAGATGCAAAAGTTatgtttgatgataaaaattatgttaacttATACAAAAACGGCGAAAGTCCTCTTCATAACTTAGGAGGAATAGAAGCCGTTGTTTTCGCAAATACTGAATTGGCAGAATCGAAAAACCTTTCTGatatagaaattatttattggtcAACGCATGTTGGATCCTACGAAGACTTTGGTTTAGGTCGTTCACTTGGTCTTTCAGAAAAAATATACGACAAAATATTCCGCCCTTATCGTGACCAACACATTTTTAGTACtttaattcttcttcttcatccaGAATCTTATGGCCGAATGgaattaaaatcatcaaatccATTTGAACATCCAAAACTTTACGCCGGATATTTTTCCGACCCTAACAACAAAGACATAAAAGTTTTAACAGCAGGAATTCgagaaacattaaaaatattttcggcGGAACCTTTCCAAAAACATGGAGTAAAACCGATTGAGATCCCAATTCCTGGATGTGAACAATTTAAATTCGGTTCTGATGAATATTGGGAATGTGCTATAAGACATTTATCTACGACGACGTACCATCAAACGACTACATGCAAAATGGGACCTAAAAATGATCCTGAAGCAGTTGTTGATCATAGATTAAGAGTTTATGGTGTTGATGGATTAAGAGTTGCCGATGCAAGTGTTATCCCTGTTCAAATAACCGGTCATACGAATGTTCCTGCTTATTTAGTGGGCGAAAAAGCTGCCTCTATACTTATAGAAGAATATTCTTTaagaaataatcaaaaacaggaattgtaa